A window of Babesia microti strain RI chromosome III, complete genome contains these coding sequences:
- a CDS encoding orotidine-5'-phosphate decarboxylase (overlaps_old_locusTagID:BBM_III01630): MPFLQKIESRFISNKSLLCLGLDPCLDDIVEFCKTQNYKPTQNDNIVTQLICYCQYLINETKEFLLCVKPNLAFFIQFGFEGIKALKDIVEWISGDIPVILDCKFGDISNTMNHYVKFTFDYIKADAVTVNMYMGLDVLKSAVTSSIANKPYNSVFILASTSNPSADVIQSAAVGNDKLFLHIIQEGDRFSSCNQMESVGEAIGFVIGSTKIDSIINARKISTSWFLVPGIGAQQGDLSQVIKHGLREDGKGIIISVSRGISKSSNPRVAAKTLVEEMQALIRQHHSHVNIC, from the exons ATGCCATTTCTCCAAAAAATAGAATCCCGATTTATTTCTAATAAATCGTTATTGTGTTTGGGTTTGGACCCATGTCTAGATGACATTGTTGAGTTTTGTAAAACACAAAACTATAAACCAACGCAGAATGATAACATAGTCactcaattaatttgttactgccaatatttgataaatgaGACCAAAGAGTTTCTACTATGTGTAAAGCCAAACCTGGCCTTTTTTATTCAATTCGGTTTTGAAGGCATAAAA GCGTTAAAGGATATTGTAGAGTGGATTTCTGGTGATATACCAGTTATTTTAGATTGTAAATTTGGGGATATCAGCAATACAATGAACCATTACGTGAAATTTACCTTCGACTATATAAAAGCAGACGCTGTTACTGTTAACATGTATATGGGATTAGATGTTCTAAAATCTGCAGTAACTTCTAGCATTGCAAATAAACCCTATAATTCAGTATTCATTTTAGCATCAACATCTAACCCATCTGCTGATGTCATACAATCTGCAGCCGTTGgcaatgataaattatttttgcacaTTATACAAGAGGGGGATAGGTTTTCATCGT GCAACCAAATGGAGTCCGTCGGTGAAGCTATTGGATTTGTCATCGGGAGCACCAAAATAGATTCGATAATTAACGCCCGTAAGATATCTACGTCATGGTTCTTGGTTCCGGGAATTGGCGCCCAGCAGGGAGATTTGTCTCAGGTTATCAAACATG ggCTAAGAGAAGATGGTAAAGGGATCATCATTTCTGTTAGCCGCGGTATATCAAAATCGTCAAATCCTAGAGTGGCAGCCAAGACTTTAGTTGAAGAAATGCAGGCCTTGATCAGACAGCATCACTCGCACGTGAATATTTGTTGA